GCCTACCTCATTGACGAAGTACGACACGGTGGAACTTCAATTTTGGAAAATCTGGTATGAAGCCAATGAAACAGGTAGCATCTATGTGGATTGGATAAAGACTTTCGAATCGGAACAAGAACTGAAAGATTTGATAAAGAACGAAAGTGGTAAACAATAGCATCTTACTTTCTCTGGAAACTGATTGAATAACAAAATGAAAATTGAATGTATGAAAAATCTGATTTATACCTTCGTGGGCAGCGTAACGCTTGTGTTGCTGACCGGCTGTAGTGCTGAGTTCGAGAACGGAACTCCCGAACCATGGCAACGCGAAATCAACCCCAATGAAAATTATGAGTACACCATCAAGCATCCTTGTCTGGTGAACACCGAAGCCGATTTTGAACGCGCACGCCGCAAAGTGAACGAACGTGCCGAACCTTGGATTAGCGGTTGGGAAAAATTGTGCGAAAGCCGATTTGCCCAACTGAGCTACAACGCAAACCCGCAAGAAGAAATTGTACGTCACTCGCAAGGCGGCAACTTCAATACGGCCGCTTTCGATGCCGGTGCCGCTTATCAGTTGGCTGTACGCTGGAAAATTTCGGGAGATGAAGATTATGCCAAGGCAGCTGTTAAAATTCTGAACGGATGGGCTAAGACTTGTAAGGGGGTGAATTATAAAACATGGCCAGACGACAGCCATCGCCTGCTTGCCGCCGGATTTATCGGATACCAGTTTGCTGCTCCAGCTGAATTGATGCGGGATTACGAAGGCTGGAAAACCGAAGATTTTGAAGTTTTCAAGAAATGGATGGATAAAACGTTCTATCCCATTTGTGATGATTTCTTGGATAACCACTTTAATTCTTCAGCCATTTCTGGCTGGATGAGTTGGGATTTGCCCGCCATGCTCACCATTCTTTCTATCGGCGTGCTGAACGATGACGATGCCAAGATTAAACAAGCCTTGGAGTTTTTCTATCACGGAAAAGGTATGGGCTGTATCGAATGGTCGGTGAAAGGTATGCACGAGGATCCTGCGGGAAAAGTGAAAGGCAGACATTTGGCACAGAGCCAGGAGATGGGACGCGACCAGGGGCACGCTACTCTCAACGTAGGCTTGCACGCTTACTTCTGTCGTACAGCTTATAACATGGGCATCGACCTTTTTGCCTACAACGACAACATCATTCTCGACCTCTGCGAATATACGGCTAAGTACAACTTAACTTCGGCCGAAGATGTGGAAATGCCTTTCGAACCTTACTATCACCCCAAATACGGTTGGCACGAGAAGGTGTCGGCCGACGGTAAGGGGCGTGCCCGTCCGGGATGGGAACTCCTTTACAACCATTATGCCAAGGTGAAAGGTATGAATGCTCCATATTCGCAAGCTTTTGCCGAAAAAGAACGCCCCGAAGGATATGGCGAGCGTGGTACTGCCGAAGCCGGTGATTTGGGGTTTGGAACATTATTGTATACTGAAGAATAACTTTTTGAGATTTTCCTACTGATTTCAAGGAGTTAAGAGGTTAGGCTTCTTAACTCCTTGACGTTACTCAATGGAAACCCTTACAACCCTTTATCTTATGATAAATAGATTATTTTCTACCTTATTATTCCTTTCCTGTCTTTTTTGTGGTTTGTCCCCAACGGCAAAGGCGCAAAACAACGAGTGGGAAAATCCCACCCAATATGAGTGGAACAAAGAGAAACCACACGCTGACTTCCGCCTCTACGAGCGCGCAGATGATGCAGTGAACGATAATCCCCAAAAAACGCCTTGGCAATATTCGTTGAATGGTACGTGGAAATTTGTTTATGCTCCCTCTATCGCAGAAAGCATAAGAGATTTTTATCGTACAGATTTATCCGACAATGATTGGGATACAATTATTGTCCCTTCCAACTGGGAAATCCAAGGATTCGGTGAGCCGATAATCCGCAACATTCAGTATGTGTTTTCACCCAATCCACCTTATATCGACGTTGATAATCCTGTGGGGACTTACCGGCGCACATTTACGGTTCCTCAAAACTGGCAGGGGCGTGAAGTGTTGTTGCACTTCGGTTCCATCAGCGGCTACGCCCGTATCTATGTGAACGGGCAGCAGGTGGGGATGACTAAAGCATCCAAGACTCCGGCAGAATTTAATGTGACAAACTATTTGAAAAAAGGAGAGAACTTGCTTGCTGTACAGGTGTATCGCTGGCACGATGGCAGCTATATGGAAGACCAGGATTTTTGGCGTCTAAGCGGTATCGAACGCGATGTTTTCCTGACCGCCTATCCCCAAACGACCATTTGGGATTTCTTTCTGCATGCAGGACTGGACGAAACCTACCGACACGGGCAATTCCGGGCTACTGTAGACTTGCGTTCGTTCAATACCAATGCAACCCTGCAAAAGGGGACGCTTACACTCGAATTGAAGGACGCAGGGGGGAAGACTGTCCTATCTGCGCAGAAAGCATATTGTATCTCAGACATAAGTACTACACTTGCTTTCGAAGGCACTGTGCGCAATGTGCGGAAATGGAGCGCCGAACACCCTTCGCTCTACGACTGTATCCTGACACTTCGAGCCGATGGCGACAAGCAACAGACGGTAGTGGCTCATAAAGTCGGATTCCGCCGCATTGAGATAAAGAATGCACGGCTACTGGTGAATGGTGTACCTACCTATATAAAAGGTGTCAACCGTCACGAGCATAATGATACGTTGGGACATGTGCAGACCCGCGAAATCTTAATGAATGATTTGCGACTGATTAAACAACTGAACATGAATGCCATTCGTACCAGCCATTATCCAAATCATCCGTTATTCTATCAATTGTGTGACCAATATGGTATCTATGTAGTGGATGAAGCCAATATTGAAACTCATGGAATGGGTTCGGTTCCTTATTTCAAAGATACCATCCCGCATCCTGCTTATCGTCCCGAATGGTATGCAGCCCACGTCGACCGTATCACCCGAATGGTGGAAAGGGATAAAAATCATCCATGTATCATCGGATGGTCATTGGGAAACGAATGTGGTAATGGAATCGTGTTCCACGATGAGTATAAGCGTTTGAAGAAATATGACCCCGGTCGTTTTGTACAGTTCGAGCAGGCCTGGGAAGATTGGAATACAGATATTGTCTGTCCGATGTACCCCAATATGTGGAAAATAACAGAATACGGGAAGTCCGGCAAACAGCGACCGTTTATCATGTGTGAGTATGCTCACGCCCAAGGAAACAGCAATGGCAATTTTAAAGACCTTTGGGATATTATTTATGACAGCCCTAACTTGCAAGGCGGTTTTATCTGGGATTTTATGGATCAGGGATTTAAGGTAAAGACCGAACCAAGAGACGGACGTACTTATTGGACGTATAATGGTAAGATGGGTAGCTATAAATGGCTGGAAGATAAGAAAGGGGAACTAAACACGGGAACTGACGGTTTGATTTCTGCCAATGGTATTCCCAAACCACAAGCGTATGAAGTGAAGAAAGTGTATCAGTACATTCAGTTTAGCGCGAAAGACTTGGGGAAAGGAATTATTTCCATTAAAAACCGTTATGACTTTACCAATCTGGATAAGTATGCTTACATGTGGGAAATATACAAAAACGGAGAAAAAATATCTGCAGGGGATTTCAACGTTGATTTAAAACCTCACGAAGAGAAAGAGATACGTTTATCTCTTCCCGTTATACCGGAAGACGGGAACGAGTATTTCCTTAATCTCTATGCACACACCCGGGTTGCTACCGATTTAGTACCTGCCGGCTATGAAGTAGCTAGAGAGCAGATGCAATTAAATAAAAGTAGTTTCTTCACATCGCTCCCGTCTTGCTCGGGAAAACTGTCTTATGAAACGAAAGATAATATTTTGTCTTTTCAATCGGGTGCCGTTTCAGGTAAGATTGATTTGAAAAAGGGAATCTTGTTTGATTATATGATAAATGGCAAGCAACCTATCAGGCAATATCCCGAACCTGCCTTTTGGCGTGCTCCGGTTGATAATGATTTTGGGAATAAAATGCCCGTTTTGGCAGGTGTCTGGCGGACGGCTCATGTCAACCGCTATGTGAAGAAAGTGACAATAGGGGAGAAGAATGAAAAAGGGTTATCCGTAAGGGTTGATTGGGTCTTAAGCGATATTCAAGTGCCTTATACGATGGAATATTTGATACGGGATAATGGAACTATCATTGTGACAGGGAGTATTGACCTGACAGGAACGAAACTTCCCGAACTTCCCCGTTTTGGTATGCGTATGGAATTGCATCAACCTTATGAAAACTTGACCTATTACGGTAGAGGGCCTTTGGAGAATTATATCGACCGTTATTCGAGTTCCTTCATCGGACGATATGAGGATAAGGTTGAAAATCAGTTCTATTGGTATATACGTCCGCAGGAAACAGGAAATAAGACAGACGTTCGTTGGCTGACCTTATTGGATAGCGAAGGGCAAGGAGTGAGAATTACAGGCTTGCAACCTATCGCATTTTCCGCTTTACATTTCTCACCGGAAGACCTTGACCCTGGTCTGACTCGTAAATTGCAGCATACTATCGACATTGTTCCGCAAAAGAATATCTTTCTGCACGTTGACTTGAAGCAACGCGGGTTAGGCGGCGATAATAGTTGGGGAATGTATCCGCACAATAAATATCGCTTGCTTGACAAGAAATATACTTATAGCTATATGATTGAATTGGTAGAAAAAGGTTCAGATTAAGACTGTTATTAAAGCAGGTGCAAATAAAATTTTCAATAGCATTGAGTAAATAATCCCGCCCCTTCGTATTTGTTTGTCATGTACAACAAATACGAAGGGGTTACTTTTTTAGGAAAAGGAATGTGCTCTTTTGGAGATTTTTATGTATGTTTGTGCACATGTTTAATATGAAAGGAAGCAGTTGTAAGTGAAGAACACGATTAAATATCTGATTCTTATATTAATATATTTGGCTTGTGGTATGAAACTGCAAGCCCAGAATTACACATTCCGTAATGTCGTCATGTCCGACGGGCTGTCCGGACTGTTGGTGAATGCCATTTATAAAGATTCCGAAGGTTTTGTATGGTTGGGGACAGATAACTGTCTCGACCGTTTTGATGGTGTGAAAGTGCGCCATTTTGAATTCCGGGGCATTGAGTCGGGAAGAAAAAAGCGTGTTAATACGGTCACGGAAACGGCCAATAAGCAACTTTGGGTGGGAAATGGTATCGGACTCTGGCGGTTGAACCGTGCAAGCAGCCAATTGGAGAGGATTGTCCCCGAAAAGATAGACTTTGCTGTCAATACGTTGCTGTCCGACGGAGATATTCTTTATATCGGTACGGAGAAAGGCTTGTTCATTCATAAAGACGGGCAGTTGCTCCAAGTATTGACCGACCGGAATATGTTGGCTGCCTGTAACAGAATCATGGATATTTGTCTGAATGAAGATAAAACCGCACTGTGGTTGGCTACGGTGCAAGGACTGTTCTCCTATTCATTGAAAGACGGAAAGATTGATTCCTGGCATTTTCAGGAGAATGTGCCCGAAGCCGATTACTTCCGTTGCCTTACCCGTATCGGGGAGACGCTCTACTTGGGGACAATGAGCCAGGGGGTACTACGTTTCGATATGAAGAAAAAGGCATTCTCCCATACCGTATCTTTAGGATGCGATGTTATCTCCGACATCTCCAGTGATGGAAAAGAAACCGTCTATATAGCTACCGACGGCAATGGCGTCCACTTCCTTTCACATAAAGACCAGCAGGTGACGCGTCGTTTCTACCATGATGTAAGCGATAAGGAAGGGATTCGCAGTAATTCTGTCTACTCCTTGCTCGTTGATGACAGAGGTGCCGTATGGGTAGGACATTTCCAGGCAGGCTTGGATTATTCACTCTACCAGAACGGACTTTTCCGTACATATGCCTATCCGCCTTCGTTCAATTCGGCAAACCTTTCCATCCGCTCTTTCATAAGCAGGGGGCAAGAGAAAGTTATCGGTTCACGCGACGGTTTGTTTTATATAAACGAAGCTACGGGAACAGTGAAAAGCTTTGTAAAACCCGTCCTGACCTCGGATTTGATACTGACCATCAGCTTCTATCAAGGAGAATATTATATCGGTACGTATGGCGGCGGCATGATGGTATTGAATCCGGAGACGTTATCCCTAAAATATTTTGCCCAAAGTGATACCGAGCTTTTTCAGAAAGGACATATCTTCTGTGTGAAACCGGATACAAAAGGAAATCTCTGGATAGGCACTTCGCAAGGACTGTTCAGCTATAATGGGCAGGCAAAACAGATTAAGCACTTTACCAGCGCCAACTCCCAACTGCCGGAAGGCAATGTATATGAGGTCAGTTTCGACTCTACCGGCAAAGGGTGGATTGCCACAGAAACCGGTATGTGTATTTATGACCCGGCTTCC
The DNA window shown above is from Bacteroides faecium and carries:
- a CDS encoding glycoside hydrolase family 2 TIM barrel-domain containing protein; amino-acid sequence: MINRLFSTLLFLSCLFCGLSPTAKAQNNEWENPTQYEWNKEKPHADFRLYERADDAVNDNPQKTPWQYSLNGTWKFVYAPSIAESIRDFYRTDLSDNDWDTIIVPSNWEIQGFGEPIIRNIQYVFSPNPPYIDVDNPVGTYRRTFTVPQNWQGREVLLHFGSISGYARIYVNGQQVGMTKASKTPAEFNVTNYLKKGENLLAVQVYRWHDGSYMEDQDFWRLSGIERDVFLTAYPQTTIWDFFLHAGLDETYRHGQFRATVDLRSFNTNATLQKGTLTLELKDAGGKTVLSAQKAYCISDISTTLAFEGTVRNVRKWSAEHPSLYDCILTLRADGDKQQTVVAHKVGFRRIEIKNARLLVNGVPTYIKGVNRHEHNDTLGHVQTREILMNDLRLIKQLNMNAIRTSHYPNHPLFYQLCDQYGIYVVDEANIETHGMGSVPYFKDTIPHPAYRPEWYAAHVDRITRMVERDKNHPCIIGWSLGNECGNGIVFHDEYKRLKKYDPGRFVQFEQAWEDWNTDIVCPMYPNMWKITEYGKSGKQRPFIMCEYAHAQGNSNGNFKDLWDIIYDSPNLQGGFIWDFMDQGFKVKTEPRDGRTYWTYNGKMGSYKWLEDKKGELNTGTDGLISANGIPKPQAYEVKKVYQYIQFSAKDLGKGIISIKNRYDFTNLDKYAYMWEIYKNGEKISAGDFNVDLKPHEEKEIRLSLPVIPEDGNEYFLNLYAHTRVATDLVPAGYEVAREQMQLNKSSFFTSLPSCSGKLSYETKDNILSFQSGAVSGKIDLKKGILFDYMINGKQPIRQYPEPAFWRAPVDNDFGNKMPVLAGVWRTAHVNRYVKKVTIGEKNEKGLSVRVDWVLSDIQVPYTMEYLIRDNGTIIVTGSIDLTGTKLPELPRFGMRMELHQPYENLTYYGRGPLENYIDRYSSSFIGRYEDKVENQFYWYIRPQETGNKTDVRWLTLLDSEGQGVRITGLQPIAFSALHFSPEDLDPGLTRKLQHTIDIVPQKNIFLHVDLKQRGLGGDNSWGMYPHNKYRLLDKKYTYSYMIELVEKGSD
- a CDS encoding ligand-binding sensor domain-containing protein — encoded protein: MKNTIKYLILILIYLACGMKLQAQNYTFRNVVMSDGLSGLLVNAIYKDSEGFVWLGTDNCLDRFDGVKVRHFEFRGIESGRKKRVNTVTETANKQLWVGNGIGLWRLNRASSQLERIVPEKIDFAVNTLLSDGDILYIGTEKGLFIHKDGQLLQVLTDRNMLAACNRIMDICLNEDKTALWLATVQGLFSYSLKDGKIDSWHFQENVPEADYFRCLTRIGETLYLGTMSQGVLRFDMKKKAFSHTVSLGCDVISDISSDGKETVYIATDGNGVHFLSHKDQQVTRRFYHDVSDKEGIRSNSVYSLLVDDRGAVWVGHFQAGLDYSLYQNGLFRTYAYPPSFNSANLSIRSFISRGQEKVIGSRDGLFYINEATGTVKSFVKPVLTSDLILTISFYQGEYYIGTYGGGMMVLNPETLSLKYFAQSDTELFQKGHIFCVKPDTKGNLWIGTSQGLFSYNGQAKQIKHFTSANSQLPEGNVYEVSFDSTGKGWIATETGMCIYDPASQSLRSNVFPEGFVNKDKVRTIYEDSEHNLYFIREKGSLFTSTLTMDRFRNQSVFSTLPDNSLMAIVEDNQGWLWVGCNDGLLRIRKEGEEYDAFTFNDGVPGPTFTNGAAYKDDKGILWFGNTKGLIYVDPKRVDEVRGKARPIVFTDILANGVSFTGSSLKYNQNNLTFCFTDFAYGLPSALLYEYQLEGIDKDWKLLAAQNEVSYYGLPSGTYTFRVRLPGNEHSEAICQVTVRPMIPWWGWALSILLIIGIVAFIRYYVWKRMRRLLPSPAQVVSTPAEEISRKEQVTEQPETITEQPEVISEQPSVATEEKYKTNRLTEEECKELHKKLVTYVEKEKPYINPDLKMGDLASALDTSSHSLSYLLNQYLNQSYYDFINEYRVAQFKKMVEDSHYSRYTLTALAELCGFSSRASFFRSFKKSTGVTPNEYIRSIGGTAKEE
- a CDS encoding alginate lyase family protein, which translates into the protein MKNLIYTFVGSVTLVLLTGCSAEFENGTPEPWQREINPNENYEYTIKHPCLVNTEADFERARRKVNERAEPWISGWEKLCESRFAQLSYNANPQEEIVRHSQGGNFNTAAFDAGAAYQLAVRWKISGDEDYAKAAVKILNGWAKTCKGVNYKTWPDDSHRLLAAGFIGYQFAAPAELMRDYEGWKTEDFEVFKKWMDKTFYPICDDFLDNHFNSSAISGWMSWDLPAMLTILSIGVLNDDDAKIKQALEFFYHGKGMGCIEWSVKGMHEDPAGKVKGRHLAQSQEMGRDQGHATLNVGLHAYFCRTAYNMGIDLFAYNDNIILDLCEYTAKYNLTSAEDVEMPFEPYYHPKYGWHEKVSADGKGRARPGWELLYNHYAKVKGMNAPYSQAFAEKERPEGYGERGTAEAGDLGFGTLLYTEE